A genomic stretch from Lathyrus oleraceus cultivar Zhongwan6 chromosome 2, CAAS_Psat_ZW6_1.0, whole genome shotgun sequence includes:
- the LOC127122165 gene encoding uncharacterized protein LOC127122165: MKVEGHVDRGNACPQFIFPKHEERRIHGSWRRGVIVKFLGYRIKYKASETRLKQVWVKKGIIHIIDLSNDYYRVTFTHEEDHINVLANGPRFIYDHYVTVKEWNPDFHPESDTIDHVAVWIRISGLSIEYYDTKVLSFIGNRIGKTIKVDKNTMMHEQGKCVWLCVEVDLSNSLMAMFIIKDRKYHVEYEGLHLLCIKCGRFGHYKEGCPDKHEQQENGNV; this comes from the coding sequence ATGAAGGTGGAGGGGCATGTTGATCGCGGAAATGCATGTCCACAATTCATCTTCCCAAAACACGAGGAGAGGAGAATCCATGGATCATGGAGGAGAGGGGTTATTGTGAAGTTTCTAGGGTATAGGATCAAATATAAAGCGTCGGAAACAAGGCTAAAACAAGTGTGGGTCAAGAAGGGCATCATTCACATCATCGATCTAAGCAATGATTATTATCGAGTAACCTTTACTCACGAGGAAGACCATATCAATGTGCTTGCTAATGGGCCTCGGTTTATTTATGATCACTACGTCACAGTCAAAGAATGGAACCCTGATTTTCATCCAGAAAGTGACACCATTGATCATGTAGCAGTTTGGATAAGGATTTCGGGGTTGTCGATTGAATACTATGATACAAAGGTTCTGTCATTCATTGGAAACAGGATAGGCAAGACAATAAAAGTGGATAAGAACACTATGATGCATGAACAAGGGAAGTGCGTGTGGCTATGTGTCGAGGTAGACTTATCCAATTCATTGATGGCAATGTTCATCATTAAGGATAGGAAGTATCATGTGGAGTATGAAGGTTTACACCTGTTGTGTATCAAGTGTGGGAGATTTGGTCACTATAAAGAAGGGTGTCCAGATAAACATGAACAACAAGAGAATGGAAATGTTTAA
- the LOC127122164 gene encoding uncharacterized protein LOC127122164, whose translation MKNSATKIIIGLQNARCSTGTVPIKRTTKDDLIRGKSYFNNGLVEHLHGNHYAGVIAAKRCYKSFYGVSGTNNVYNFKVNNDQSSSSVMFVRNGPDSTNYIGIGWHVAPQLYNDDETHFMPYGRKVNYLGGRFPNTSIHGGPYIEIAISITHDPKTKNWWLTNENKMIGYFPASFFFNLTSTGQVGWGGGTSTSQDTPSPPTGSGLFPDNNFNHACYFKDISFQNGSTKSYGSEEYSTQSFSDKPNCYFAKYYGKDREVGFSLQFGGPG comes from the exons ATGAAAAATTCAGCAACTAAGATAATAATCGGTCTTCAAAATGCACGATGTTCAACTGGAACTGTTCCTATTAAAAGAACAACTAAGGATGACTTAATACGAGGAAAATCATATTTTAATAATGGCTTGGTTGAACATCTTCATGGTAATCAT TATGCAGGAGTCATAGCAGCAAAAAGATGTTATAAGTCTTTTTATGGAGTTAGTGGTACAAATAATGTCTATAACTTTAAGGTAAACAATGATCAATCAAGTTCGTCTGTGATGTTTGTTCGAAATGGACCTGATAGCACAAACTATATCGGTATTGGATGGCAT GTGGCTCCGCAATTATACAATGATGATGAAACTCATTTTATGCCATATGGACG CAAAGTTAACTATCTTGGTGGACGATTTCCAAATACATCTATCCATGGTGGTCCGTATATTGAAATCGCAATATCTATTACTCAT GATCCAAAAACAAAAAATTGGTGGCTAactaatgaaaataaaatgatAGGATATTTTCCAGCATCTTTCTTCTTTAACTTGACATCCACGGGTCAAGTAGGATGGGGTGGTGGAACATCAACTTCTCAGGATACCCCTAGTCCTCCAACGGGTTCTGGATTGTTTCCCGATAACAATTTTAATCATGCATGTTATTTTAAAGATATTTCATTTCAGAATGGTTCCACGAAGAGTTATGGATCCGAAGAGTATTCAACACAATCATTCTCGGATAAACCTAATTGTTATTTTGCTAAATATTATGGTAAAGATCGAGAGGTTGGATTTTCTCTCCAATTTGGAGGGCCGGGGTAA
- the LOC127122166 gene encoding uncharacterized protein LOC127122166, protein MKEVESVASFFSRLMLITNQMKTCGESINDLEKIEIVMRSLTANFYYIVVFIEESKNLAKMKLDELQASSEAHNMRLEQRNSEREKVAEQELQARFIKKSGKEKAKQGKNIANDYKSSKNSKNYSDLIKKGMDNKYLGKKVDMEEVQCHNCQGFGHYARDCRRKKVVRAKDNDEAQYAHVGDSDSDDVLLMPNTQSSNEQINMWYLDLGCSKHMAGNKTWFTKLDESVKKVIKFVDGRHITSDGKGNIYGYNIKLEKKQMKVYDGDEILILKAPLGDNKALQKIYGILLF, encoded by the exons ATGAAAGAAGTTGAATCAGTTGCTAGTTTCTTCTCAAGATTAATGTTAATCACGAACCAAATGAAGACGTGTGGCGAATCAATCAATGATTTAGAGAAGATTGAGATAGTAATGAGATCTCTGACTGCAAATTTTTATTACATTGTAGTGTTTATTGAAGAGTCCAAGAACCTAGCTAAGATGAAGTTGGATGAACTCCAAGCTTCATCAGAGGCTCATAATATGAGGCTGGAGCAGAGGAACTCAGAAAGGGAGAAGGTGGCTGAACAGGAATTGCAAGCAAGATTCATCAAGAAATCTGGAAAAGAGAAGGCGAAACAAGGAAAGAATATTGCTAATGATtataagtcaagcaagaattcaAAGAATTACTCTGATTTGATCAAGAAAGGCATGGACAACAAGTATTTGGGGAAGAAAGTTGACATGGAGGAGGTTCAATGTCACAACTGTCAAGGATTTGGTCATTATGCTCGAGACTGTCGAAGAAAGAAGGTAGTAAGAGCAAAAGATAATGATGAAGCTCAGTATGCACATGTTGGAGATAGTGATTCTGATGATGTGCTACTAATGCCAAATACTCAGTCGAGTAATGAGCAAATAAACATGTGGTACCTAGACTTAGGATGTAGCAAACATATGGCTGGTAATAAAACATGGTTCACCAAGTTAGATGAATCAGTCAAGAAAGTGATCAAGTTTGTAGATGGCCGACACATCACATCAGATGGAAAAGGAAACATATATG GGTACAACATAAAGCTAGAAAAGAAGCAGATGAAGGTGTATGATGGGGATGAAATATTGATTCTGAAAGCACCATTAGGAGACAACAAGGCCTTGCAAAAGATTTATGGCATCCTCCTCTTCTAG